In the genome of Arabidopsis thaliana chromosome 4, partial sequence, the window aaaaccCCACTGGATCTGGTTGGATAAAAAGCTACTTATTTATTCATATGCAAATATGATATTCCCATTTAAAGCATATTCGGAAGTTTGACTTTGGCATGAAACTCTTAATCTTATTTGATatggttgacaaaaatatttttgtttctttacgATGAAATGCTTTTCTATGCAAGTAACCAATCAATGATCGTGCCTATTGCCTATTGGTCAAAGAAATTACTATCTTTCATCCATAAGCTACTTATCAGTTAAAGTGTTAAATCTGCAGAAATAGAATCGATTCGAAATTCGGAAAccaccatcttttttttttaataaagaaaacaaagaagctaaagtaatgtgAATACTACTCAAATTCAAATAGCTgcgagttttttttattcgtaTGTAAGTAAACTCTATATCCAATGGTTTGGGTTTCATATAAAATTGCATATATTTCTTAGCATAATGTTTTTGGGCAGCTGGTGGtcttaacataaaaattgtGTCAACCGACCATGGCTTATTTGAATAGATGTATGAAATAAGAATATCCTTTATTAAAAAGCATATCCGTTTTATGACGTCcttcaaataatatataaggATAAGTTGACcaaattttttatcaattatttcaaaaaagattatttataggaaatttatttatctattaagAAAGAGTTATTTACGAGATAGGcatttttttagaaaagtaTTGTCTAATAAAGTATTTCTATCCATGACTCCGAATTTAAGCATTTTTTGGTTACGTGAATAGACGAGTTTACCTTtagaaatttggaaaacaaaatttaagttatttaataataattatttttttgcgATGACGGTTTACGATTTagagttttgggttttgggttttgggttttagggtttagattttagagTTTAAAATTTAGGATTTAGGATTTAGGAAAGTGAAAAAGGGGTAAAGTCGTTATTTTACTGAAACCAAAAATGCTTAAAACTAATAGGATAGAaagaaatatctaaaataaaagttttggaCTGACAAATGCCCATTTGGAAAGAACCCCattaagaaatcaatgaataTGTTCGATTGCAGTTAGCCGGTTAGGTAAGAGTGGACAATTAACTGGACCCAACGAAATAAAttagaaccaaaaaacatCGGTTTTATTTCAGCAGATTCTTCTCCAAATTAAATCTATGTAATAGACTGAACCAAAAACATTATCGCAATTACATAATACgtttccaaataaataaatacccAACCGCATGTAATTGGGTTTCTCCTTAACCAAACTGAACCAAAACCTAATGCTCAGTAGTCTCACTCAGTCACTAATCTATTATTGACTGTTCATATAATTACATATCAAATATAACTGGGGTAAGTTGACCTCGTATCCTACAACATGAGTTCGTTGGTGTTTAGTTTTGATGTGTTAGAGTAACTGATATTTTAGATAAAGAACgcacttttaaaaaatggcAACTATCATAATTgatataaatttcttataattgagaaattttcaaatgaaaGAACAaggaatcaaaaccaaaacccatgATTTTTGTATATCAGTTTTATgtgacttttttctttattatccATGTATTCATTATAATTtgtatcttttcttttagagtttgattattcttttcttacatcaaatttacaaacattttttgtacaaaatatatacttttaaaagaCTAATCTATGTCAATATCTAACTGATGGAGGTTCACTACCTCAAAAACTTGTACGGGTGacttttgatcaatttttctCATACTACACCTCAACTTTTTGAGTTGACGCTAAATGACAACGATACTTGTGAGTGGCATGAAAATATCGACTTTGTTGAACTAAGAGGTTGGCATAGAGATTTTCTTGCATGTATTCATTGTCACAAAAAGTAAGTTACTTTATTcttatgttaaaattttatttagatgTTTGGAGTTCTACTATTATATTTGCTTAACTCATTATGTCACACaccaaaattaacaatatgaTGGTCGACCAATGATATTTAGGGGGTTCATCACACAATTAAAGTTTGGAATCTTTTAAGACTATCATATGAAGATTATGCTCAGGTACcatgggttttgttttctagaaCAACTGGGACAGCATGAGTTGAGTTGTAGTTTCATTCTCATATGAAGTCTACTCGTATTTAGAGAAACacgagaagaagatgaggttGGCGAGAAGgcaattgttttattttgtccaGTTTAAAGCGTATAAATATATTGCATTAGAAAATGCTCATGCTAAGCATTTTATTGATGGAGACTTTCTCTAGTCTTATATGTATTTATCTACGGTAGAGAAACATCAATGTTATAACAGCACTGAAGTCAATACTTAAATATCTCCCCATGTTTCATTAGTGGGTGAGTTCATTGTATTTTGAAGCGTCTgcatatatgaatatatattaatactaGATCATGACTCTACGCTACAACatgtattaaattttatttagtaacaaaatactatatattttatattttagaataaaTTGTTGATATAATATAGTAGTAagtggatttgtttttggtcattccctatatataatattataatgaatatattttcctttttatataatacTCAAATAtggataatttttttaagatataaaaacaaaatatagtattattttaaaaaattaattttatttgaataatgAGTTTATTTATGTTAACAACCACAAAATTAGATTGCATTTAGTTagttagattaaaaaaattaaaatatagcCGCATTTAACATGTAGATTATCTTGAGTTGATTAAGTTAGTTATTATTTTCAGCTAATTTaggatttaaaaaaaaaaaatctttggtTGTTGAAATGTATATTTGTTTGAGCTAATTACAGAATTTAACAATTATTCGCATaaaagttattattttatattttttcgaTCTCAActtaaaatcaacaaacagaGTAATCCAAAACAATCCAAAATCTGAGCAACACATAACAAAAGCAATTAACCAATGCAAAAGCAATTAACGCTAATTCTCCTCAATACCATTATGTAGCTACGCATAACATCCCATCGCTTAAGTATGAGTGAAAACGTCCCACTTTGGTTACAGTGCCAGCAATATACTTCCCAAACTATTAACAAAAGTTTATGTATAAGCTTTCAATTCACTATTCAGTTGAGTATTATCCAATTTCTGATATGGTAACGAAACTCCATTTCCCAACTGGTCAAAAGCTAATTGATAATATATTACTTATATTCTTTAGTATGCTAGTTGAAAAGTCTTACAAGAGATCAATACAGAAACGCAACACACGACCAGACTAACAATTACAACTTCTATTTAGTTtaatcctcatcatcatcatcatctatcCACTGCAGTTGATCCGAAAATTCACCCTGTAAAAAGAATCacatatactttttttatatacacaGTTCAAGAATCAATAAGGGGagatcaaataaacaaaaagtcatACCGGCACATGAAGACCAAAACCCTCAAAACAGTCTCTGATGGTCTTATCCAACAAATCGTCCTGACCAAAGCATTGATGCCATATCTTATCGATGCTAGTATGCAACTCCTGCAAGGAGCCTTCTTGCCTAGCTCCCTCTCCTTTTGCCAAAATGTAGGCTCTCAGAATGCGGTCTATATAATCCTCCGAATCTACCATAGAGAACAAACGATACATTCTTCTAAGGTCATCGATGAGACTCTCATCCATTAATAGCATAAAACCCTcttcaagaaaagaagagtgCGCCTCCAGGAGCTGACTCTTTAAGACTTTCATTAGTCGAGACCGGGaagatgaaaagaagaaataatgcTTATCGCATTTTTCCTCTTCCGCAAGGAAAGTCCTCTGCAACAAACAATCACAGGGAAGAATAGCTTTCATTTTCAGGGTTTAGGAAGGAAAggctaaaaaaacaaaatgataacgCTAAGTTGAGGTCTTGAGATGTATGTACCTCGACATATTTCAAGTAGTGGGAAATGTCGGATCGCTGCAGGACTTGCTCTGCTTCCTCGGCGTAAAACTTAGAAGTGGAATCAAGAAAAGGGTCCTTATACACATATGTACACTGCCACTGCATGCGGAACATGTCCATAAGATTCTTTAGGAGATCACTCGTGTTGTTCGCAGCCTTGCCTAATCTGGTAGACAAACATTAACACAAAATGCAAGGGAAAGAGTGAGTAGATCGAGACTGGAACGGTTAAAGAAAGATGAGACTCCTCTTACTTACATACTAACCTTTCATCAGTGATGAGTCTTAATATGCCGGTAATAACTTGATCTTGAAGTTGAGGGGCCATGGAGAGTTGTTTATGGAAAAGCTTCTGGCCCACGTCCCACAATGTCAAGCCATTAAGAGTCTGATACATGGCTACGTCAGACACAAGACTCATCTTCCTTTTAAAGTCTAGCCAGCGATTGTACACGTGTGGCAAGAACACAGAGGGATCATCACTGCCACTGCAATTCTTTTCTAAAGACTGTATAAGCTCAGCAATGTGAGGCTCACACTCATGCTTGACAAGATTGAAAACCAGTTCTGATTGTCGAGGATCGCCTAAGCAAGCACGCTTAACAGCTCTAAAAATCGTAGTGAAACAGAGAACGTCGCCAGGCTTTTtgtattcatcatcatctaagATGATTTTGATCGCTGGCTTTAGCAAGTCCCAAGCTTTTGCTAAGTATAGTTTGTTTCTGTCTTGTGTATCTAATTTGGATGATATCAAAACATGAGATTTAGAAGATCAATCAACgagaacacaaaaaaaaaaacatcccAACGTACCTTTGACAGAATTGGGATCCAAGTTAAAGATAGGAGGAGGCTCCCTCGCCTGGGAGATAGGAAGGCATGAGAGGTTTTCATCGCTTAAGGTAAAAGGAAGACGATAAGGATTGCCCTCTGCTCCTCCATCATCCGGTGAGTGGTGAACGAGTTTCGGCGACTTCGTTGAGGAAAAAGGGTCGGGGCTGATCGAGCGTTTCATGATAATCCAATtctgaagaaaaatgaatcgATAGACAACACTGATCAATTCGCAATCGTATAGTATTCAGTCTCAAGGAATAAAATCGGAGAAACGTAACCCTAACCCTATGGAGAAACAATTCtagtaattaacaaaatttggaggactttattatttaaaaagatgattatgatatttatttatttacttaatatttttgtttccagaAAATAGGATGAATTAAAATCTCCTTCTCAAATGAAAATTATCCACTGCTCTTGATCCGAAACTTCTAATAATCACCTCTCCACGCATTTGTCAAGTTAGTTTAatcctcatcatcatatatcCACTGCTCTTGATCCGAAAATTCATCCTGTAAAATGAATCATATACACTTTTTTATATACACGGTTCAAGAATCAATATGAGGAatcacatttaaaaaaaaaagtcatattGGCACATGAAGACGACCCAAACCCTCAAAACAATCTCTGATGGTCTTATCcaataaatcatcatcatcaaagcaTTGATGTCATATCTTATCAATGCTAGTATGCAACTCATGCAAGGAGCCTTCTTGGACACCCAAGAATTTTAGTTAATTTGTTGCCATTaacacatattaaaaacaaatatatcaaaatatattttccacACTAACTATTTATAATCTAAAGATTTATTTTACGTATAAAGTAGGAtttttgatgacaaaaaaaaaagtataaagtAGGGTTTTAGGGCCTGACTGGTTTAAACGCAGCGGGTGCAGTTGCGGTTGCGGGAGTTTGCGAAAACGGGCAGTTGCGGTTTCAAGCGTTATCAAGCGTTTTGAACGACTGGTTGAACGTTTGATAATGGGTGCGTTTGCGGGAGTTTTATGACTGGTAAACCAGCGGGTGTGAtagtaattaaacaaaaataaaccaaaataaatataatatattactattaaaagaaagaaaaaatacaatatattattatgataaattcataatattagaaaaattaaacataattaataattaaaaccataaataaaacattaaattcaaaaataaataaattttgtaagaaaaagtttaatacTTTATGCATTTGGTACATTACCAAAAATTGCATCAAATAGTGTGATAAACTGTAAATAACGTTGAACTCGCGGGTTTTCCGGATTGCCtctatataataaagtttCTTCAAGATATCCAAACGATTTTTAACACATCTCcaactaaatttttttccaaactgGTCGTGAATGGATGAACGGATAGATCATACTTacgtttgattcttgattttgattttaattttcatcCGTTTGGGTGGATGCCATAATTGAGAGAATAGAGTtacaatatattgattagggttttctaaCAAGAATAAGATATATAGGGTTTGGGTGGaagatataattattttaattaattataaaaaataaatttttgttgtaacTTAACCGCTACCGCCCGCAACCGCAAACGCTTGCGGGAAGGAGCTTTTGAGATCTGACGATTTCGAGCGGTCCAAAGCGGTATCTAGCGGTTTTTATGATTGGTGCCAATCGCTAACAACCGCTACCACCCGCAAACGCTGCGTTTGCGGGTGGCAGAGGGAGAACCAATCAAGCCCTTAGTTATTATAAAAAGGACAGTTTCTATATGTTAATAGATTGAGCTGTGGCCCAATAACAATAAGAAGTGTTCAAACAAGTTAGAGAAAAATCCACAACACTCAAACATTATTGGTGTTGACAATTGAATAATGGGTTCAAACTTAATTGCTCTAACAAAAATGAACTACAAATTATTGttcatataattaaatatgaattttaacTGGTGTCAGTTGACCCCATATCCTACAACATAGGTCTGTAAGTGTTTGGCCTTTATGTGTTAGAGTGAATGATTTTTTAGATAAAGAAAGCATTTTGAAAAGATGGAATCTATCATGATCGATATGAATTTCTTATACTTGAGAAATTTTCACCTTAACAAACTAGAATCAAAGCCAAGCGCATGATATAATCTGTATATTAGTTTTATgagagtttttctttattgtcCATGTATTcactatattttgtatatttttttcatttcttttgtttttaaatttttgattattctcTTTGTAcatcaaatttataaacattttttgtacaaagaaatatatttttaatagacTAATTACTTCCATTAAACataatatagtattttttattttgtttttgtcaaccaaacattaataaaaatatatctcCATGATTGGTTGCTAATTAATATAGTATTAATATGTATAATTTCTTTAGTGCTATTTTTTCAGTCAGATGTATCATGATTTACATATTTTACTAGTTTtctcaaaaacatttattattaaaatctcATAATAATATGTCATAGAGATTTTATAGATGACTTCAGTTTTCTCCAAAAGACATTGTAATAAGGCAACTCATTGTTTATCTAAACATGGATGtacatctttctttttttttttcactgatAACATGTGGCCACCTAGTTGGCTATCTGAACAATTATATCAACATAATTACATTTTAGATGAAAAAAgacttcatttttcttcaaaccTATGAATTCTATTTGACCTTCTTCTACATCATTctatatcattgttttttcGTATCTATAAAATCAGTCCCATATATTTTCAATCGATGTTAACTTTGTAGTATTTTTTGGTACTCCAGAAACCGTAAGTGTTATGTGGCTTATGTGTTGGAACGCTTTACAACTTCAGTGGAAAGAGGAGCTCTCTCAATTACAAGACGAAAACTCTGTCTCACTAGGGCCTTCATCGCTACGCAGATTTTTCTCGGAGGATGAAAATTATGTGTTTTTCTCGACAAGTGCGATGCCAAGTGTAATtctctacaaaaaaatatattgatatgGAACCTAACGAATATTGTTGACGTCTGTCTGTTGGAAATTGCTAACGACATGAACATCAATGTTCTAACATTGAAGCAGATACCCAAATATCTCGCCATATTTCATTAATGGGTAAGTTCATTGTATTTTTAAACTTCTGCATATATATTGAATAGAAAAATCCCACGCaacaatatattaaaatatggTTTGTTATTCTATTGAAAGTAGTtcattgttatatatataaatatatcttacaactttataagataaatatataacaaaaaatctttttattacaattatatatatataactaaaaaaaaattgttttgttaatattgttagttttgtttagtgCTTAAAATTGTAGTtagattattaattttaggATTTCACGTGTGGTATATTGtcccgtattaatatcgatccaaATCCGTTACACAATATAACTTCGTTTcgttaaattaaacaatattttgttattttagtttttaataatacttttgtttgacatacatatatttagagtcagtttaaaagtttttttctaaattgttctcaaatatattattataattttataaagttcaaaaaaatagcattataattatatagttaattttataaatgtcaatataacattattttgatttgtatttttttgtagaagGGAAATGGATCTATTGTACagtaaaacttttataaattaataatgttagAACCATGTAattctattaattttctttttcccttcttcccaagtgatgatgatgttgtttaGTTGCTCAAGCCTGTCTTTTTTTATGGTATTTTTGGGATTTGGGTTTATATTTCACTAGCACCAagacattgttttcttttaaagtttttagttgttttcaTGAAATTCGAATGTTGTTTAATATTgttgaaaaaataacaatttgtaATTCTCTTTTTAGTATCTCTATATATCTTTACTATCTTACGGTATTTCATCTATAATTAATgttgaaaaattaataattatctagtttccaactttttatttgaatagTTTCATTTACACTTAATTGAATATTAGGCTTAGTGatgttataatatatttgatataaatattcataacTACAAGTATTGAATACGCCATTAATAAGTTTCTTAGTCTTctataaaatttagttataataagaaaccaaacaaatactagaaacttatatatacatcGAAACTCCGGTCATGTTATCTTCATATTAGTTTTCTtcctttaaaagaaaaacagagcaaaatgCAGACTTTTATCGTTTTGTTAATAATGTCAACATTTActttaccttttttctttaaattttaatcatatatagtTATGTGAATTGGGATAAAGGAGAGGTGAAATGGAATAGTGACGCACAAATGATTTGAAAGTGTCGAATCATAATCATAGTTCATAGGTCTACCAATATTGATCTCTTTCAAATCTAAATCATTAATTAGATATAGTTCTGATTATCTTTAGCcattattttggattttaagaCTTTGCTTGCTTTATTTAGCTCGAGACAAAATAGTTTTGCAAACCTCCCAATAAATATCTATTATAaataaaggtttttttttagcatatatagataatacatatgaattacatatatatatatatatatagactgTTTATCCTCGtcaataatacaatttttgtagatgaaattcaaaataacCATCTATATCAACTTTCAACAATGCATATTCCAATTTCTTGTATCTAGCATTCATCCTAGaaaagtttaattttctttatctaattttttttctttcaaaaataaagaattatttttttaaacgtaAGTGATCTGTAATTTTCTCCacttcaatattttcaaattgcAAAGGGAAAAATATAgtctttaaacttttaaaaacatatcatttttTCGAATGTAGTGACCGACATCACGAGGgtttgaacaaagaaaaaatatctaattaaaaatCTTAGTTAACTAAATGagtactttctttcttttgttttgctaaagATAACTAATTCTAAATGATTTCTCaccatattaattttgttactaATACTAATGTTACTAATAAAAAGCTTCTCTATTATATGAGTAGAGTGacaacaaataaagaaaaaaaaaaaatatatatatatatatatatgagtagagtaaagttttagtttaaaaacaaaagaaagatagcTTTGCATGCGTAATTAATAGAGAATCTTTTTTTGCCGCAAATGTAAATATGGACTATTACGTTAATCAACAGTTTTAGACCGATTAATGATTTGCTCAGTTTGGgttgaaaacttgaaatcGCAAGTAAGCGTGACGACAAATTAATCATTAAAAGGTAATTTACATTGAACTTAGtacttaaaaacttatttaacaaaaaaaaaaacttgatacTAATATCATCCATTtagaaaaacttttgtttttaaagtaaacctgtcttttgttttgtatcctctttaaaaaaacatcGTTCCCTTAATTATTTACCTTGACTAGCTACATCCCTTGATGATGACTGCTATGTTTGTCCTCGACTCCTCGTCAACTATTCTAATGAATGGAAAGAAGTATTTGAgccaatattttaaaatttagtggAAAAACACTCAACTGTTTTGTGTGAAAATGCTTGCTTACTTACCGTACAAAAAATCTAAGATATATATAGCACcaatttttaaagagtttgtttttttgtgatttcatGATATTTATCAAATACACATGCCATAAATAATCTAatttttcatgtctttttagCACTAGTTGGCTAGCTAatttttcatgtcttttttatcaaatacaCATGCCACAAAATAGTCTTAACTCAACAaagtatttattaatttcccaataacacaaaacatttGAGAATtgggaagagaaaaatatatatatcacaaaaagTTAAGACTATATCTAGTGGCACAAAATAAAATCCCGTGATGCAATTTAATCCCAAAGTAATATAAATACTAATCACTGGAGCCACGTCTTCACTCCAAAAACATTCGCCAACTATAcacatataacaaaacaaaacactctCCTGtgacttctcttctcttcttctctctcgatCTCTTCCCCAAAAATCTTCAGATCTCTACATCACCGGAGAGACGAGAAACACTCACCGTGAGAAAACCATGATTCCTTACGCTACAGTCGAAGAAGCTTCAATCGCACTGGGACGAAACCTCACACGTCTCGAAACTCTATGGTTCGATTACTCCGCCACGAAGTCCGATTACTATCTCTACTGTCACAacattttgttcttgttcctCGTCTTCTCTCTCGTTCCTCTCCCTCTCGTTTTCGTCGAATTGGCTCGATCTGCTTCTGGTTTGTTTAATCGGTATAAGATCCAGCCTAAGGTTAATTACTCTTTATCTGATATGTTCAAATGTTACAAAGACGTCATGACGATGTTTATCCTCGTCGTTGGTCCATTGCAACTCGTTTCTTATCCTTCGATTCAGGTAATTTGAGAACACACttggtttttaatttgaatttgaatgaATTTCACTTAaaaattgtgtgtttttgaattgaatcGCTTCGAATTTGATAATGAATTTGACACTATTGTAACCGAATTACCAAGTGTCAATAGCTCAACTGGCATAGAGGTCGCTGGTTCGAGTGGCACTTGTTACAGTTACAGAACTAATTTTGATTATGTGTTGTTGAACAGATGATTGAGATACGATCTGGATTACCATTACCAACAATTACAGAGATGCTGTCACAGTTAGTAGTCTACTTCTTGATAGAAGACTACACTAACTACTGGGTACATAGATTCTTTCATAGTAAATGGGGATACGATAAGATTCATCGAGTTCATCACGAGTACACAGCTCCTATAGGATATGCTGCTCCTTATGCACATTGGGCTGAAGTTTTGCTTCTCGGAATCCCGACGTTTATGGGACCAGCTATTGCTCCTGGTCATATGATAACCTTTTGGTTGTGGATTGCTTTAAGGCAAATGGAAGCTATTGAGACTCACAGTGGGTAAGTAGGCGTGGTTTAAAGAATCATATAACAAATCCTTTGCTTTTTAACTTTACagagtctttttttctttctttattatatagtatGTGTGACTGCATCATACTAAATTTGAATTGTTTGTTAGTATATGTATTTATTGTATATAAAGAGCTTAAGGTGTGTAGATTCATTAGTGGCTCACCTTTTTACAACTTGAGCTAAGTTAGGTATTAGGTTTTTTGTCTGAATGCTTTTTAGGCTTTTTTAAGCTATTGTGGTTTGTTTTGGAACTGGTTAGATATATACCTTTTGATGAACAATTAGATAggcttattttttttaatttgattaactTTTGGGGTTACCCAAAACATACTAAAGTAAAGAGGACTAGGTCCCTTagtttattgtttgtttttttactttacaCTCCTGTGAGAATGAGAAATGTTTCTTGCTTGCTTGAGTTTGGTGTTAGTAAAGCATAATATTCAATTTGTTCCATTGCAGATATGATTTTCCATGGAGTCCAACAAAATACATCCCTTTCTACGGTGGTGCTGAGTACCATGACTATCATCACTACGTTGGAGGACAAAGTCAAAGCAACTTCGCTTCAGTGTTCACGTACTGTGATTACATTTATGGAACTGACAAGGTTAGTATTCATCAAAAGTTTAATCAAAAACTCACCAAATTAGGTTTCCATTTTTCCGGTTTCTATATACTAATTCTGGCTGAAAACATTTGATCATGTGGCTATATCAGGGTTACAGATTCCAAAAGAAGCTTCTTGAGCAGGTAAATCTATGGATGCCACTTTTACTTTTCCGAAGACCTGTAAAATGTTTCTATTTAACCGTGATTTTCATGTATGCTTCATTCATTTCAGATCAAGGAGTCGTCGAAGAAGAGCAACAAGCATAACGGAGGAATAAAATCCGATTAGTAAaaaccggagaagaagattttaacCTTTCAAAGAATAGCTAAGCATGCACTACTACAAGTTACGTAGTCAGCTTCACGAAAAGAGAAAGGGAGTGGATTGAAATTTCGGGTGTGTCTCTCTTATGTCATCAGAGTTGTTACTAACTACCTTCTTTCTTTAGTTCACATGAAAAATGCTCTGCTTCCGACATGTGGGTCATTGATGTATAAGTGTGTCGGAACTGGGTTTTGCTCTCtgtcattttttaatatttatgtttcgtcgtcttgaagaaagaagatgtcGTCATCAAAGTCTTGTTTGTCTTTCATAGTAAGAGACCTTGTTCGTAAATCACCTCTTTGGTAACTTACCACTTAGGTTAACGGTAATATTATATACTGGTTGTCTAACTTACAAATCACCAAGCCCGtctagctcagttggtagagcgcaAGGCTCTTAACCTTGTGGTCGTGGGTTCGAGCCCCACGGTGGGCGATTTCTTTTTGGTCtcccttttttaaaaaaacacgCGTAAGTCAGTAAGAAGTAAGAAGCATGAAGTATTCAATTAAATAAAGCAACCCCGTTAGTTAGTCAAACCAAAGGAACaaataaattgtatttatttacataGGGAACATATGTCCGTCCCATCAttttattaccaaaacaaaattcgatACCAAGTTGCTAATCAAATGACAATATCATCAAGTGAGATCTCCTCTTCTTCGTTtagttgtttca includes:
- a CDS encoding Cullin family protein (Cullin family protein; FUNCTIONS IN: ubiquitin protein ligase binding; INVOLVED IN: ubiquitin-dependent protein catabolic process; LOCATED IN: cullin-RING ubiquitin ligase complex; CONTAINS InterPro DOMAIN/s: Cullin, N-terminal (InterPro:IPR001373), Cullin repeat-like-containing domain (InterPro:IPR016159); BEST Arabidopsis thaliana protein match is: cullin4 (TAIR:AT5G46210.1); Has 1267 Blast hits to 1267 proteins in 186 species: Archae - 0; Bacteria - 0; Metazoa - 680; Fungi - 268; Plants - 230; Viruses - 0; Other Eukaryotes - 89 (source: NCBI BLink).) translates to MKRSISPDPFSSTKSPKLVHHSPDDGGAEGNPYRLPFTLSDENLSCLPISQAREPPPIFNLDPNSVKDTQDRNKLYLAKAWDLLKPAIKIILDDDEYKKPGDVLCFTTIFRAVKRACLGDPRQSELVFNLVKHECEPHIAELIQSLEKNCSGSDDPSVFLPHVYNRWLDFKRKMSLVSDVAMYQTLNGLTLWDVGQKLFHKQLSMAPQLQDQVITGILRLITDERLGKAANNTSDLLKNLMDMFRMQWQCTYVYKDPFLDSTSKFYAEEAEQVLQRSDISHYLKYVERTFLAEEEKCDKHYFFFSSSRSRLMKVLKSQLLEAHSSFLEEGFMLLMDESLIDDLRRMYRLFSMVDSEDYIDRILRAYILAKGEGARQEGSLQELHTSIDKIWHQCFGQDDLLDKTIRDCFEGFGLHVPGEFSDQLQWIDDDDDED
- the SMO1-1 gene encoding sterol-4alpha-methyl oxidase 1-1 (sterol-4alpha-methyl oxidase 1-1 (SMO1-1); CONTAINS InterPro DOMAIN/s: Fatty acid hydroxylase (InterPro:IPR006694); BEST Arabidopsis thaliana protein match is: sterol C4-methyl oxidase 1-2 (TAIR:AT4G22756.1); Has 2081 Blast hits to 2076 proteins in 340 species: Archae - 0; Bacteria - 283; Metazoa - 426; Fungi - 681; Plants - 428; Viruses - 3; Other Eukaryotes - 260 (source: NCBI BLink).) — protein: MIPYATVEEASIALGRNLTRLETLWFDYSATKSDYYLYCHNILFLFLVFSLVPLPLVFVELARSASGLFNRYKIQPKVNYSLSDMFKCYKDVMTMFILVVGPLQLVSYPSIQMIEIRSGLPLPTITEMLSQLVVYFLIEDYTNYWVHRFFHSKWGYDKIHRVHHEYTAPIGYAAPYAHWAEVLLLGIPTFMGPAIAPGHMITFWLWIALRQMEAIETHSGYDFPWSPTKYIPFYGGAEYHDYHHYVGGQSQSNFASVFTYCDYIYGTDKGYRFQKKLLEQIKESSKKSNKHNGGIKSD